In Flavobacteriales bacterium, the genomic stretch CTCCTGGCGAGGTTCCGGGTTTGGAGATGCTGAATTTATTGATGATAGGCGTCCTGGCCGTGATCTCTTTTCCGGTTTCGTTGTTATAAATGATCAGCTTATATTCGGAGGCAGGATCCAGACTTGCAGTGGATTTGTAAAGGACCTGATAAGGATTTGAGAACACGCCATCCTCTTTGGGAATAGACGCATCCGGAACCAACGGATATGTATTGACCAGGCTTCCCCATGCCCATTGCTGAAGGTAAACATCCAGCTGGCCTGTATAGTTGGCCGAGTCGTAGACTGTTGCCATCTCCAGTGCATTGCCTTCACCCAGAAAAGCTTTGTTGATCTTTATATAGTGTGCTGTGTCATTCTGATTCAACAGGGCATAGACGATCGTGGTCTCCGTGTATGGGGCATTCACATCAAAATCGGTTTCACACGATACCGCCCCAACTCCTATCAGGAAAAAAAGCGCAATCCTACTAAATCTGGTCATTTGCCAAAGTTATAAATTAATCGTTAAAGCCAGGTGATAAGGACGTTCCTTTCACGCAGACAGCTACAACAAGGAGTGGGAAAGTGTAAAGTTGAAGAATGCTTTTGATAAAACCAAATCCGGTGGACAAGGGTATTTTTGTAGCTTTGTCATCTAACCAAACGCACCGCGCCCGCGAGGCAGGCCAAACCGAAACCAACACCATGTCAAAGAACTTAAGCCAGGTTAAAAGGGTTACCACCCACGTGCTTCAGGATATGAAACGGCGCGGAGAAAAAATCTCCATGCTCACGGCTTACGATTTTTCGTTGGCTCGGATCGTGGATGAAGCCGGTGTGGATATCATCCTCGTAGGCGATTCCGCTTCGAATGTCATGGCGGGACATGAGACCACCTTACCCATCACCCTGGACCAGATGATCTACCATGCTTCGTCTGTGATCAGAGCGGTGGAACGTGCCCTCGTTGTGGTAGACCTTCCTTTCGGAAGCTACCAGGGAAACTCGAAAGAGGCCCTGAATTCCACCATCCGGATCATGAAGGAGGCCGGAGCACACGCCGTGAAACTGGAAGGTGGACGCGAGATCCGTGAATCCGTTGAGCGCATCGTTTCCACGGGAGTCCCCGTGATGGGACACCTCGGACTGACTCCGCAGTCGATCTATAAATTCGGGACCTACATTGTGCGCGCCCGGGAAGAGGAAGAAGCGAAGAAGTTATTGGAAGATGCGCAGATCCTGCAGGACTCCGGTTGTTTCGGTATTGTTCTCGAAAAGATTCCCGCAGATCTGGCCAGAAAGGTTTCCGAAAGCATTGACATCCCGGTGATCGGTATCGGCGCCGGTAACCGGGTAGATGGCCAGGTACTGGTACTGCATGATATGCTGGGCATCACCAAAGAGTTCAGTCCCCGCTTTCTCCGCAGGTATATGAATCTTCACGACGATATCAAGAATGCGGTAGAAGCATACTGCCACGATATAAAATCCAAGGACTTCCCTAATGACCAGGAGCAATACTGATTCCGACACTGACCCGGAGGTATTGTATGAAGACAACCACCTGATCGTCGTAAACAAACGCGCATCGGACATCGTGCAGGGCGATAAGACCGGCGATGATCCGCTAAGCGAGACCGTCGCAAACTACCTCGCACGAATACACAAGAAACCGGGAAAAGCTTTCATTGGCGTTACCCACCGGATAGACCGGCCGGTAAGCGGCGTGGTGCTGTTTACCAAAACTTCGAAAGCACTGAGCCGGATGAATCAGAGCTTTCGGGATAAGAAGGTCAGAAAGACGTACTGGGCTGTGGTGAAGAACAGACCCGAGCAAATGGAGGGAGAGCTCAGGCATTATCTCCGGAAGAATCAGAAGCAGAATAAGTCCTACGTTGTGAAAGCCGGAACACCGGATGCCAAAGAGGCCGTCACAAGGTACAGGGTGCTTGGCCATAGCGACACATACACGCTGCTGGAGGTGGAGCCCGTCACAGGCAGGCACCACCAGATCAGGGTTCAGCTGGCCCACATGGGATGCCCCATCAAAGGAGACCTCAAATACGGATTTAACAGAAGCAACAACGATGCTTCCATCCACCTTCACGCCAGAACCATTAACTTTGAGCATCCCGTCCGAAATGAACCGATGACCATTACGGCTCCGGTTCCGGCGGGCGATCCTGTTTGGTCATTCTTTGAATCTCAATTCACCGAGGCATGAACAATTCATATTTCAAAGAATATATGCGGATCGCGCTCAGGTCTATCCGGAGCACGCTCCTGCGAACCATACTGACCATAGCCATCATTGCCATGGGCATCACCGCCCTGGTGGGAATCCTTACGTCCATTGACGCCCTGAAGCAGACGTTGAACAACAATTTCGCAAGCATGGGCGCCAATACTTTCAACATCAGGAACCGCGGCCTCGCCATCAGGATCGGCTCCGGCGGAGAACGCCCGAAGGTGTATGAACCCATATCCTATGATGAAGCCATGGCATTCAAGGAAAATTTTTCTTTCCCGGCCACTGTTTCCGCCACCGTTATTGGCACCCGGATCGCTACATTGAAATATGGCGCAGAAAAAACAAACCCGAATGTGACCGTCTTCGGGGTGGATGCGGAATACCTGACCACCTCCGGATATGAATTATCATATGGCCGCAACTTCACAAAGCAGGAGGTGATCTACGGCACACGGCATACCATCATCGGCAAGGAGATCGCGGAAACGCTATTCAAAAATGCAGCGGAAGCGGTAAACAAACAGATCAAAATCGGTGCAGGCATGTACACTGTGATCGCCGTGCTTAAAGAAAAGGGATCAAGCCTGGGATTCGGTGGCGACCGGATTGCCTTGCTACCGGTACAGAATGTGCGCCAGAACTATGGAAGTCAGGATATGAACTTTGTCCTGGAGGTCAAGGCAGATGATGTCGAGCAGATGAATGTAGCGATCGGGGAAGCCACCGGCCTGTTCCGGATCATCCGCGGTGTTCATCCCGGGGAAGACAGCACCTTTGAGATCACGAAAAGCGATAGCCTGGCCGGCGTGCTCATCGAAAGTCTGGGCTTTGTGGCCATCATCGCTACGTTTATAGGATTGATCACATTGCTCGGTTCAGCGATCGGCCTGATGAATATCATGCTGGTTTCGGTGACAGAGCGAACCCGGGAGATCGGTTTAAGAAAGGCCCTTGGCGCCACCTCACAAGCCATCCTGTGGCAATTCCTGATCGAGTCGGTGATGATCTGCCAGATCGGGGGTGTCGTGGGCATCTTTATCGGCATCCTGGTAGGTAACATCATCTCCATGATCACCGGTGGTGGCTTCATCATCCCCTGGTTGTGGATGACCATCGGCGTATTGCTATGTGTGATCACCGGACTGATCGCCGGTCTGCTGCCTGCACTGAAAGCCTCCAGGCTGGATCCGATCGAAGCTTTGCGAACTGAGTAGTTGACAGCAACAGCATACAGAAGTCCAACTGCGTTCTATAATCTTTGGAATAAATATGGTAGCGGCAATTAGACCAATAACTGACTTTATTCCTCTATCACATATTCATAAATCGTCAGTTTACCATTTTCCGTCAATACCAGATAATTGTTTTCGGCATCTATGGTAAACTGCCTAACCGATCTTTGGCAATCCCTAATTAACCTTTGCCTGGCATCCCAGCTGATTTCTACACTACCTAACTTAAAGTATTCTGACGTATCCGCTCCGATAAGATATTTCATCTCGTTCAGCGCCATAATATTCACACCCAGTGGATTTGTATATGAATAAACTGAATCAATCCGTCCTTCCTTATCGAGTACATAGGATTCTGCTCGCAAGTATCTTTTACCGTTGTATGCAAACACGCAACACCGGGGTGAGTTTTTTATGCAGTCACCGCACATCATTGCATCCGATTCAAAAAAATTCCACTTGCCGTGAATCCTGATTATTTCAGGGTTTGAAGCACAGGCAGAGATAACGCTTATCCATGACATGATCACAAACCGTTTCATACAGACCTTTTGTTTCCTGAGTGCATTTGTGGTTCAATATCAACCGACCGCATAAAAAAAGCCCCCCGTTGTACGGGGGGCCTTGATCATAGATGGGGGTCGATGATCAAAAATCTATTCTTCTACCACTTCGAACTGAACGGTGCTGTGTACTTCTTTGTGAAGACGAACATCCGCTGAGTAAGTACCGAGTTCTTTGATGGGTTCTTCTTTGATGCTGATGTTCTTTCTGTCCACGGTAAAACCGGCTTCTTTGATCGCATCGGCAATCTGAAGTGCGGTCACGGAACCGAAGATCCTTCCCTTCTCACCTACCTTGGCACCGATCTTGAACACTTTGTCTTTCAGCATACCTGCCAGCTCTTCAGCTTCCTGGCGGATCTTCGCATCACGGTGGGCCGATTGCTTCAGGTTCTCATCAAGCACCTTGCGGTTAATATCATTTGCAATCACACCGAGACCCTGAGGGATCAGATAATTGCGACCATAGCCATCTTTCACACGAACGATGTCGTTCTTTTCGCCAAGGCCTTTTACGTAATCTTTCAGAATGATTTCCATGGTGCGAACTTATTTAAGCATATCACTTACGTAAGGCAGCAAAGAAAGGTGGCGTGCCCTTTTGATCGCCGTCGCCAACTTGCGCTGATACTTCAACGAAGTACCGGTCAGACGGCGTGGAAGGATCTTGCCCTGCTCATTCACAAAACGCAACAGGAAGTCAGGATCCTTATAATCGATATACTGGATCTTATTTTTCTGGAACCAACAGTATTTCTTTTTCTTGATCTCTACTGTCGGCGGGGTGAGGTACCGGATCTCGGAATCTTGTGCCATTAACTAACGGTTTGATTTGGTTTACGCCTCTTCTGTTTCAGGCTGAACTTCTTTCTTGCCTTTCTCACGCTTACGCTCGTTATAGGCAACTGCATGTTTGTCGAGCTTCACAGTCAGAAAGCGAAGTACCCGCTCGTCACGCTTAAGTTCCACCTCAACCGAATCAATGGCATCGCCAGGTGCGGCGAACTCCAACAGGTGATAAAAACCTGTGGACTTCTTTTGGATGGGATAAGCCAGCTTGCGGAGACCCCACTTACTTTCGTGGATGAGATCGGCCCCCTCCTTTTTTAGAAGGCTTTTGTATTTGGAAACCGTTTCCTTTAGCTGTTCTTCTGACAGCACAGGCGTCATAATAAATACGGTTTCATACCTGCTTTTAACT encodes the following:
- a CDS encoding 30S ribosomal protein S6, which translates into the protein MSEVKSRYETVFIMTPVLSEEQLKETVSKYKSLLKKEGADLIHESKWGLRKLAYPIQKKSTGFYHLLEFAAPGDAIDSVEVELKRDERVLRFLTVKLDKHAVAYNERKREKGKKEVQPETEEA
- a CDS encoding ABC transporter permease — encoded protein: MNNSYFKEYMRIALRSIRSTLLRTILTIAIIAMGITALVGILTSIDALKQTLNNNFASMGANTFNIRNRGLAIRIGSGGERPKVYEPISYDEAMAFKENFSFPATVSATVIGTRIATLKYGAEKTNPNVTVFGVDAEYLTTSGYELSYGRNFTKQEVIYGTRHTIIGKEIAETLFKNAAEAVNKQIKIGAGMYTVIAVLKEKGSSLGFGGDRIALLPVQNVRQNYGSQDMNFVLEVKADDVEQMNVAIGEATGLFRIIRGVHPGEDSTFEITKSDSLAGVLIESLGFVAIIATFIGLITLLGSAIGLMNIMLVSVTERTREIGLRKALGATSQAILWQFLIESVMICQIGGVVGIFIGILVGNIISMITGGGFIIPWLWMTIGVLLCVITGLIAGLLPALKASRLDPIEALRTE
- a CDS encoding 30S ribosomal protein S18 codes for the protein MAQDSEIRYLTPPTVEIKKKKYCWFQKNKIQYIDYKDPDFLLRFVNEQGKILPRRLTGTSLKYQRKLATAIKRARHLSLLPYVSDMLK
- a CDS encoding RluA family pseudouridine synthase, which produces MTRSNTDSDTDPEVLYEDNHLIVVNKRASDIVQGDKTGDDPLSETVANYLARIHKKPGKAFIGVTHRIDRPVSGVVLFTKTSKALSRMNQSFRDKKVRKTYWAVVKNRPEQMEGELRHYLRKNQKQNKSYVVKAGTPDAKEAVTRYRVLGHSDTYTLLEVEPVTGRHHQIRVQLAHMGCPIKGDLKYGFNRSNNDASIHLHARTINFEHPVRNEPMTITAPVPAGDPVWSFFESQFTEA
- the panB gene encoding 3-methyl-2-oxobutanoate hydroxymethyltransferase, whose amino-acid sequence is MSKNLSQVKRVTTHVLQDMKRRGEKISMLTAYDFSLARIVDEAGVDIILVGDSASNVMAGHETTLPITLDQMIYHASSVIRAVERALVVVDLPFGSYQGNSKEALNSTIRIMKEAGAHAVKLEGGREIRESVERIVSTGVPVMGHLGLTPQSIYKFGTYIVRAREEEEAKKLLEDAQILQDSGCFGIVLEKIPADLARKVSESIDIPVIGIGAGNRVDGQVLVLHDMLGITKEFSPRFLRRYMNLHDDIKNAVEAYCHDIKSKDFPNDQEQY
- the rplI gene encoding 50S ribosomal protein L9, with product MEIILKDYVKGLGEKNDIVRVKDGYGRNYLIPQGLGVIANDINRKVLDENLKQSAHRDAKIRQEAEELAGMLKDKVFKIGAKVGEKGRIFGSVTALQIADAIKEAGFTVDRKNISIKEEPIKELGTYSADVRLHKEVHSTVQFEVVEE